Proteins from one Meriones unguiculatus strain TT.TT164.6M chromosome 10, Bangor_MerUng_6.1, whole genome shotgun sequence genomic window:
- the LOC110559745 gene encoding acylcarnitine hydrolase-like isoform X3: protein MWLYILSGCLNAVVCGLLILLFPAQGQDSSSPIRNTYSGQVQGSLVHLEGINVGVHTFLGIPFAKPPVGPLRFAPPEPPEPWSGVRDGTSHPAMCPQNATVMGELAESLFKSSPPLLSMSEDCLYLSIYSPAHASEGSNLPVMVWIHGGGLIIGMASLYDGSKLAALEDVVVVTIQYRLGVLGYFSTGDQHARGNWGYLDQVAALRWVQQNIAHFGGNPDRVTIFGESAGGISVSSHVVSPMSQGLFHGAIMESGVATFPGFTSHSAEVINTVVANLSGCEQMDSEALVGCLRGKSEEEILDITKVFMFMPGVVDGEFLPRHPEELLASADLRPVPSIIGFNNDEYSWDVPKYLNNLDTGGKMDRETIQAVLQRTQTQMMLPPAIADLLVEEYLGDTEDSETVRVQFQEMMEDFMFVIPALQVARAQSSHAPVYLYEFQHPPNILKDVRPPHVKADHGDEIFFVFGSSFWGSKFEFTEEEELLSRRIMKYWANFARHGNPNSVDLPHWPVFNQDEQYLQLDIQPAVGNALKANRMQFWMKTLPLKIQELKDVENKHTEL, encoded by the exons AGGCCAGGACTCATCTAGCCCTATCAGGAACACATACTCTGGACAGGTGCAAGGTAGCCTTGTCCACTTGGAGGGCATCAACGTGGGAGTCCACACTTTCCTGGGAATTCCCTTTGCCAAGCCACCTGTAGGACCTCTGCGGTTTGCACCACCTGAGCCTCCTGAACCATGGAGTGGTGTGAGGGATGGGACTTCTCATCCAGCCAT GTGTCCACAGAATGCTACTGTAATGGGAGAATTAGCTGAGTCCCTGTTCAAAAGCTCCCCGCCTCTTCTTTCTATGTCTGAAGACTGCCTCTACCTCAGCATCTACTCACCTGCTCATGCCTCTGAGGGCTCCAATCTGCCT gTGATGGTATGGATCCATGGTGGTGGACTGATTATTGGTATGGCTTCCTTGTATGATGGATCGAAGTTGGCAGCCCTTGAGGATGTGGTGGTGGTTACTATCCAGTACCGTCTGGGTGTCCTGGGTTACTTCAG CACGGGAGACCAGCATGCCAGAGGCAACTGGGGTTACCTGGATCAAGTGGCTGCCCTACGCTGGGTCCAGCAGAACATCGCCCACTTTGGAGGCAACCCTGACAGGGTCACCATTTTTGGCGAGTCAGCAGGTGGCATAAGTGTGTCTTCACATGTTGTGTCCCCCATGTCCCAAGGACTCTTCCATGGTGCCATCATGGAGAGTGGGGTGGCCACATTTCCTGGCTTCACCTCCCACTCTGCTGAGGTCATCAACACA GTGGTGGCCAACCTGtcaggatgtgagcagatggactCAGAGGCCCTAGTGGGCTGCCTGAGAGGCAAGAGTGAAGAGGAGATTCTGGATATCACCAAG GTTTTTATGTTTATGCCTGGTGTGGTGGATGGGGAGTTCTTACCCAGGCATCCTGAGGAGCTGTTGGCCTCTGCTGATCTTCGACCTGTCCCTAGCATCATTGGTTTCAACAATGATGAGTATAGCTGGGACGTCCCAAAG TACTTGAACAACCTTGATACTGGGGGAAAAATGGACAGAGAGACCATACAGGCTGTTCTACAgagaacacaaacacaaatg ATGCTGCCTCCTGCTATTGCTGACTTACTGGTAGAGGAGTACTTGGGAGATACTGAAGACTCCGAGACTGTCCGAGTACAGTTCCAGGAGATGATGGAGGACTTCATGTTTGTGATCCCTGCCTTGCAAGTAGCACGTGCTCAGA GTTCCCATGCCCCTGTCTACCTCTATGAGTTCCAGCATCCGCCCAACATCCTCAAAGATGTCAGGCCACCCCATGTGAAGGCTGACCATGGTGATGagattttctttgtctttggatcctctttctgGGGCAGCAAAT TTGAATTcactgaggaggaggagctgCTGAGCAGGAGGATAATGAAGTACTGGGCCAACTTTGCACGTCACGG GAACCCCAACAGTGTGGACTTGCCCCACTGGCCTGTGTTCAACCAGGATGAACAGTACCTGCAGCTGGACATCCAGCCTGCTGTGGGCAATGCTCTGAAGGCCAACAGGATGCAGTTCTGGATGAAGACCCTGCCCCTGAAGATCCAGGAGCTGAAGGACGTTGAGAACAAGCACACGGAGCTGTAG
- the LOC110559745 gene encoding acylcarnitine hydrolase-like isoform X1: MCPQNATVMGELAESLFKSSPPLLSMSEDCLYLSIYSPAHASEGSNLPVMVWIHGGGLIIGMASLYDGSKLAALEDVVVVTIQYRLGVLGYFSTGDQHARGNWGYLDQVAALRWVQQNIAHFGGNPDRVTIFGESAGGISVSSHVVSPMSQGLFHGAIMESGVATFPGFTSHSAEVINTVVANLSGCEQMDSEALVGCLRGKSEEEILDITKVFMFMPGVVDGEFLPRHPEELLASADLRPVPSIIGFNNDEYSWDVPKYLNNLDTGGKMDRETIQAVLQRTQTQMMLPPAIADLLVEEYLGDTEDSETVRVQFQEMMEDFMFVIPALQVARAQSSHAPVYLYEFQHPPNILKDVRPPHVKADHGDEIFFVFGSSFWGSKFEFTEEEELLSRRIMKYWANFARHGNPNSVDLPHWPVFNQDEQYLQLDIQPAVGNALKANRMQFWMKTLPLKIQELKDVENKHTEL, encoded by the exons AT GTGTCCACAGAATGCTACTGTAATGGGAGAATTAGCTGAGTCCCTGTTCAAAAGCTCCCCGCCTCTTCTTTCTATGTCTGAAGACTGCCTCTACCTCAGCATCTACTCACCTGCTCATGCCTCTGAGGGCTCCAATCTGCCT gTGATGGTATGGATCCATGGTGGTGGACTGATTATTGGTATGGCTTCCTTGTATGATGGATCGAAGTTGGCAGCCCTTGAGGATGTGGTGGTGGTTACTATCCAGTACCGTCTGGGTGTCCTGGGTTACTTCAG CACGGGAGACCAGCATGCCAGAGGCAACTGGGGTTACCTGGATCAAGTGGCTGCCCTACGCTGGGTCCAGCAGAACATCGCCCACTTTGGAGGCAACCCTGACAGGGTCACCATTTTTGGCGAGTCAGCAGGTGGCATAAGTGTGTCTTCACATGTTGTGTCCCCCATGTCCCAAGGACTCTTCCATGGTGCCATCATGGAGAGTGGGGTGGCCACATTTCCTGGCTTCACCTCCCACTCTGCTGAGGTCATCAACACA GTGGTGGCCAACCTGtcaggatgtgagcagatggactCAGAGGCCCTAGTGGGCTGCCTGAGAGGCAAGAGTGAAGAGGAGATTCTGGATATCACCAAG GTTTTTATGTTTATGCCTGGTGTGGTGGATGGGGAGTTCTTACCCAGGCATCCTGAGGAGCTGTTGGCCTCTGCTGATCTTCGACCTGTCCCTAGCATCATTGGTTTCAACAATGATGAGTATAGCTGGGACGTCCCAAAG TACTTGAACAACCTTGATACTGGGGGAAAAATGGACAGAGAGACCATACAGGCTGTTCTACAgagaacacaaacacaaatg ATGCTGCCTCCTGCTATTGCTGACTTACTGGTAGAGGAGTACTTGGGAGATACTGAAGACTCCGAGACTGTCCGAGTACAGTTCCAGGAGATGATGGAGGACTTCATGTTTGTGATCCCTGCCTTGCAAGTAGCACGTGCTCAGA GTTCCCATGCCCCTGTCTACCTCTATGAGTTCCAGCATCCGCCCAACATCCTCAAAGATGTCAGGCCACCCCATGTGAAGGCTGACCATGGTGATGagattttctttgtctttggatcctctttctgGGGCAGCAAAT TTGAATTcactgaggaggaggagctgCTGAGCAGGAGGATAATGAAGTACTGGGCCAACTTTGCACGTCACGG GAACCCCAACAGTGTGGACTTGCCCCACTGGCCTGTGTTCAACCAGGATGAACAGTACCTGCAGCTGGACATCCAGCCTGCTGTGGGCAATGCTCTGAAGGCCAACAGGATGCAGTTCTGGATGAAGACCCTGCCCCTGAAGATCCAGGAGCTGAAGGACGTTGAGAACAAGCACACGGAGCTGTAG
- the LOC110559745 gene encoding acylcarnitine hydrolase-like isoform X2 gives MLTDRLPVRLNTVICGLLLLLCSLTGQDSSSPIRNTYSGQVQGSLVHLEGINVGVHTFLGIPFAKPPVGPLRFAPPEPPEPWSGVRDGTSHPAMCPQNATVMGELAESLFKSSPPLLSMSEDCLYLSIYSPAHASEGSNLPVMVWIHGGGLIIGMASLYDGSKLAALEDVVVVTIQYRLGVLGYFSTGDQHARGNWGYLDQVAALRWVQQNIAHFGGNPDRVTIFGESAGGISVSSHVVSPMSQGLFHGAIMESGVATFPGFTSHSAEVINTVVANLSGCEQMDSEALVGCLRGKSEEEILDITKVFMFMPGVVDGEFLPRHPEELLASADLRPVPSIIGFNNDEYSWDVPKYLNNLDTGGKMDRETIQAVLQRTQTQMMLPPAIADLLVEEYLGDTEDSETVRVQFQEMMEDFMFVIPALQVARAQSSHAPVYLYEFQHPPNILKDVRPPHVKADHGDEIFFVFGSSFWGSKFEFTEEEELLSRRIMKYWANFARHGNPNSVDLPHWPVFNQDEQYLQLDIQPAVGNALKANRMQFWMKTLPLKIQELKDVENKHTEL, from the exons ATGCTAACAGACAGACTTCCTGTACGACTGAATACTGTGATCTGTGGGCTTCTGCTTCTCCTCTG TTCACTTACAGGCCAGGACTCATCTAGCCCTATCAGGAACACATACTCTGGACAGGTGCAAGGTAGCCTTGTCCACTTGGAGGGCATCAACGTGGGAGTCCACACTTTCCTGGGAATTCCCTTTGCCAAGCCACCTGTAGGACCTCTGCGGTTTGCACCACCTGAGCCTCCTGAACCATGGAGTGGTGTGAGGGATGGGACTTCTCATCCAGCCAT GTGTCCACAGAATGCTACTGTAATGGGAGAATTAGCTGAGTCCCTGTTCAAAAGCTCCCCGCCTCTTCTTTCTATGTCTGAAGACTGCCTCTACCTCAGCATCTACTCACCTGCTCATGCCTCTGAGGGCTCCAATCTGCCT gTGATGGTATGGATCCATGGTGGTGGACTGATTATTGGTATGGCTTCCTTGTATGATGGATCGAAGTTGGCAGCCCTTGAGGATGTGGTGGTGGTTACTATCCAGTACCGTCTGGGTGTCCTGGGTTACTTCAG CACGGGAGACCAGCATGCCAGAGGCAACTGGGGTTACCTGGATCAAGTGGCTGCCCTACGCTGGGTCCAGCAGAACATCGCCCACTTTGGAGGCAACCCTGACAGGGTCACCATTTTTGGCGAGTCAGCAGGTGGCATAAGTGTGTCTTCACATGTTGTGTCCCCCATGTCCCAAGGACTCTTCCATGGTGCCATCATGGAGAGTGGGGTGGCCACATTTCCTGGCTTCACCTCCCACTCTGCTGAGGTCATCAACACA GTGGTGGCCAACCTGtcaggatgtgagcagatggactCAGAGGCCCTAGTGGGCTGCCTGAGAGGCAAGAGTGAAGAGGAGATTCTGGATATCACCAAG GTTTTTATGTTTATGCCTGGTGTGGTGGATGGGGAGTTCTTACCCAGGCATCCTGAGGAGCTGTTGGCCTCTGCTGATCTTCGACCTGTCCCTAGCATCATTGGTTTCAACAATGATGAGTATAGCTGGGACGTCCCAAAG TACTTGAACAACCTTGATACTGGGGGAAAAATGGACAGAGAGACCATACAGGCTGTTCTACAgagaacacaaacacaaatg ATGCTGCCTCCTGCTATTGCTGACTTACTGGTAGAGGAGTACTTGGGAGATACTGAAGACTCCGAGACTGTCCGAGTACAGTTCCAGGAGATGATGGAGGACTTCATGTTTGTGATCCCTGCCTTGCAAGTAGCACGTGCTCAGA GTTCCCATGCCCCTGTCTACCTCTATGAGTTCCAGCATCCGCCCAACATCCTCAAAGATGTCAGGCCACCCCATGTGAAGGCTGACCATGGTGATGagattttctttgtctttggatcctctttctgGGGCAGCAAAT TTGAATTcactgaggaggaggagctgCTGAGCAGGAGGATAATGAAGTACTGGGCCAACTTTGCACGTCACGG GAACCCCAACAGTGTGGACTTGCCCCACTGGCCTGTGTTCAACCAGGATGAACAGTACCTGCAGCTGGACATCCAGCCTGCTGTGGGCAATGCTCTGAAGGCCAACAGGATGCAGTTCTGGATGAAGACCCTGCCCCTGAAGATCCAGGAGCTGAAGGACGTTGAGAACAAGCACACGGAGCTGTAG